In Methanococcus maripaludis, a single window of DNA contains:
- a CDS encoding MarR family transcriptional regulator, whose protein sequence is MVSQDDILYEFYNNDGILTTDELKDLSGIPKEESIRSISKSMNSLIQKKLIGKVKGPKNSTIYFLTNPYYFLCDDKERLKHEKTHCLNVIKKVMEHHDECRIFEQQDMLILKFNATYQIRNHLKLIKSIIELFGNCLKYVLHDNYIIVTGKTHLEIDMFNINHFLREEKEMNFKKNIK, encoded by the coding sequence ATGGTATCCCAAGACGACATACTTTACGAATTTTACAATAACGATGGAATACTCACTACCGATGAGTTAAAAGACTTATCTGGAATTCCAAAAGAAGAAAGTATAAGGAGTATTTCAAAATCCATGAATTCTTTGATCCAAAAAAAACTAATTGGAAAAGTAAAGGGGCCAAAAAACAGCACGATTTATTTTTTAACAAACCCTTACTATTTCTTATGTGACGACAAAGAACGGTTAAAGCATGAAAAAACGCACTGTTTGAATGTTATAAAAAAGGTCATGGAACACCACGATGAATGCAGAATTTTTGAACAACAGGATATGCTTATCCTAAAATTCAATGCAACGTACCAGATTCGAAACCATCTTAAATTGATAAAATCAATCATAGAACTTTTTGGAAACTGCTTAAAATATGTTTTGCATGACAATTACATTATAGTTACTGGAAAAACGCATTTGGAAATAGATATGTTTAATATCAACCATTTTTTACGGGAAGAAAAAGAAATGAACTTTAAAAAAAATATAAAATAA
- a CDS encoding ACT domain-containing protein, producing MIIKQLSVFLENKSGRLKEVTEILEKSGINISALSVADTSDYGILRMVVSNPDLALKVLKENRFSVSLTDVICICIPNEIGALSKTLDILSKENISIDYVYAFSMGDKALAVLRTEDVKKGIDVLKDHNTEVLEAEEIYCI from the coding sequence ATGATTATCAAACAATTATCAGTATTTTTAGAAAATAAATCCGGAAGACTAAAAGAAGTAACTGAGATACTTGAAAAATCTGGAATAAATATTTCAGCACTCAGTGTCGCAGACACATCAGATTACGGAATTTTGAGAATGGTTGTTTCAAACCCGGATCTTGCATTGAAAGTTTTAAAGGAAAATAGATTTTCAGTTAGCTTAACTGACGTTATATGTATATGCATTCCAAATGAGATAGGCGCTCTTTCAAAAACCCTTGATATTCTTTCAAAAGAAAACATCAGCATTGATTATGTCTACGCATTTTCAATGGGCGATAAAGCACTCGCAGTTTTAAGAACTGAAGACGTTAAAAAAGGAATTGACGTATTAAAAGATCATAATACCGAAGTTTTGGAAGCAGAAGAAATATACTGCATCTAA
- a CDS encoding phenylacetate--CoA ligase family protein has protein sequence MIWNETIECMGREEMRELQSKRLSETVSRVYHNVPFYRKKMQSMGVYPEDIQSIDDLSKLPFTTKQDLRDNYPFGIFSVPMSEIVRVHASSGTTGKPTVVGYTRRDIAMWSEVVARALNCAGASRDDFIQIAYGYGLFTGGLGLHYGSEKLGATVIPISGGNTQKQVQLMADFKTTVLACTPSYALYLAEALEEAGMTADDISLRVGIFGAEPWTPSMRKEIENKLGIKAMDIYGLSEVMGPGVACDCEYQAGLHVNEDHFVPEIIDPNTLQPLPAGSEGELVFTTITKEGMPLLRYRTRDLTSLNYEKCECGRTLVRMNKCTGRSDDMLIIRGVNVFPSQIESVLLEMSETKPHYLLIVDRINNLDVLEVWVEVEDQFFSDKISMLEQLSKKIKHNIESTLGISVKIKLVEPKTIERTEGKAKRVIDNRKL, from the coding sequence ATGATTTGGAATGAAACTATTGAATGCATGGGCCGAGAAGAGATGAGGGAACTTCAAAGTAAAAGGCTTTCTGAAACTGTTAGTCGTGTTTACCATAATGTTCCTTTTTATCGGAAAAAAATGCAAAGTATGGGAGTTTACCCTGAAGATATTCAAAGTATTGACGATCTTTCAAAATTGCCATTTACAACAAAACAGGATTTAAGAGATAATTATCCTTTTGGAATATTTTCAGTTCCCATGAGTGAAATTGTAAGAGTTCACGCATCTTCTGGAACCACTGGAAAGCCAACAGTTGTTGGATACACCAGAAGGGATATTGCAATGTGGTCAGAAGTTGTTGCAAGAGCATTAAACTGTGCCGGAGCTTCAAGAGATGATTTTATCCAAATTGCTTACGGATATGGTCTTTTTACCGGCGGTCTTGGACTGCACTACGGAAGTGAAAAGTTAGGTGCAACTGTAATTCCAATTTCTGGCGGAAATACTCAAAAACAGGTTCAATTAATGGCTGATTTTAAAACAACAGTTCTTGCATGTACTCCTTCATATGCTCTTTATTTAGCAGAAGCACTCGAAGAAGCAGGAATGACTGCGGATGACATCAGTTTGAGGGTTGGAATCTTTGGTGCAGAACCTTGGACTCCTAGCATGAGGAAAGAAATTGAAAATAAACTTGGAATAAAAGCAATGGACATTTATGGGCTTAGTGAAGTAATGGGGCCAGGTGTAGCATGTGACTGTGAATATCAGGCAGGGTTACACGTAAACGAAGACCATTTTGTTCCAGAAATTATCGATCCAAATACATTACAACCGCTTCCTGCAGGAAGTGAGGGCGAACTTGTGTTTACAACAATTACAAAAGAAGGAATGCCTCTTTTAAGGTACCGGACAAGGGATTTAACTTCATTAAATTATGAAAAATGTGAATGTGGAAGAACTCTTGTTAGGATGAACAAGTGTACTGGAAGAAGCGATGATATGTTAATTATAAGGGGAGTTAATGTTTTCCCATCACAAATAGAAAGCGTTCTTTTAGAAATGAGCGAAACAAAGCCACACTACTTATTAATAGTAGATAGGATAAATAATTTAGACGTTCTTGAAGTTTGGGTGGAAGTTGAAGACCAGTTCTTCTCAGACAAAATCAGCATGCTTGAACAATTAAGCAAAAAAATCAAGCATAACATAGAAAGTACTCTCGGAATAAGTGTTAAAATTAAGCTTGTAGAGCCAAAAACTATCGAAAGAACCGAAGGAAAAGCTAAAAGAGTAATTGATAACAGAAAACTTTAA
- a CDS encoding indolepyruvate oxidoreductase subunit beta — MNIVIAAVGGQGAVLTSKILGTLAQNLGKDVKVSEVHGMSQRGGSVVAYVKFGDKVYSPVVEKGTADIVLAFEMLEGARYVDYLKENGKLVVNTQKIDPMPVITGDVKYPSDLSEKIGELNIEYIPVDALSIAKNAGTIKAVNVALIGVLAKNSNIKKEEWIKAIKDTVPEKFLELNMKAFELGYNLE, encoded by the coding sequence ATGAATATCGTCATCGCAGCAGTTGGTGGGCAGGGTGCAGTTTTAACATCTAAAATTTTAGGAACGCTGGCACAAAACCTCGGAAAAGATGTTAAAGTTTCAGAAGTTCACGGAATGTCCCAAAGAGGAGGTAGCGTAGTCGCATACGTTAAATTTGGTGACAAAGTTTATTCACCTGTAGTTGAAAAAGGAACCGCAGACATAGTTTTGGCTTTTGAAATGCTCGAAGGTGCAAGATACGTTGATTACTTAAAAGAAAATGGAAAATTGGTAGTAAATACGCAAAAAATAGATCCAATGCCTGTTATTACCGGGGATGTGAAATATCCTTCTGATTTAAGTGAAAAAATTGGGGAATTAAACATTGAATATATTCCAGTAGATGCTTTATCAATTGCAAAAAATGCAGGAACGATAAAAGCAGTCAATGTTGCATTAATTGGAGTTCTAGCGAAAAATAGCAACATTAAAAAAGAAGAATGGATAAAAGCTATAAAAGATACTGTTCCTGAAAAATTTCTGGAATTGAATATGAAAGCTTTTGAATTGGGTTACAATCTAGAATAG
- the iorA gene encoding indolepyruvate ferredoxin oxidoreductase subunit alpha: MKKLMLGNEAVARGAYEAGVMVATAYPGTPSTEITEYISKYPEINSEWSVNEKVALEVAIGSAIAGARTIVSMKHVGLNVAADPLMTVAYTGINAGLLIVVADDPSMHSSQNEQDTRYYGIFAKIPVLEPSDSQECKDFVKLGFEISEKFDTPVILRLSTRVSHSQSLVELEKRGDIELKPYDKNPSKYISAPAYAKKRRIFIEERLNELSIFADSSDLNEIEYNDKKIGIITSGVAYNYAKEVIPNASFLKFGMSYPLPEEKIKEFVKNCDKVYVFEELEPIFEQKIKSMGLEVIGKDIFPIIGELSSEIIRSALLNESKEVINKFEDLPQRPPVLCPGCHHRGPFYVLKKLKLHVAGDIGCYTLGGFEPLNAIDTTICMGASIGMAHGFEKARGKDFAKKSVAVIGDSTFCHSGVTGLMDIVYNKGHSTVIILDNSITAMTGHQENPSTGKTLSGESTSQIDFETLGRAIGINRIRVVDAYDLKALEETIKEEVNAEEPSLIITKRPCVLIKGVKFDFKDYKIDPELCTGCKLCLKIGCPAISFDGKVAKINDSLCVGCGLCKDLCKFSAIVEVVK; encoded by the coding sequence ATGAAAAAATTAATGCTTGGAAACGAGGCAGTGGCGAGAGGCGCTTACGAAGCAGGAGTAATGGTCGCAACAGCGTATCCTGGAACTCCGAGCACTGAAATTACAGAATATATTTCGAAATATCCTGAAATTAATTCGGAATGGTCTGTAAATGAAAAAGTTGCTCTTGAAGTGGCTATTGGTTCAGCGATTGCGGGTGCTAGAACCATAGTTTCAATGAAACACGTAGGATTAAATGTTGCAGCAGATCCTTTGATGACTGTTGCGTATACTGGGATTAACGCAGGACTTTTAATAGTTGTTGCAGATGATCCAAGCATGCACAGTTCGCAAAACGAGCAAGATACAAGATATTACGGAATTTTCGCAAAAATACCTGTATTGGAACCTTCAGACAGTCAGGAATGTAAGGATTTTGTAAAATTGGGATTTGAAATCAGTGAAAAATTCGATACTCCCGTAATATTAAGACTCAGTACGAGAGTATCCCACTCACAGAGCTTGGTTGAACTCGAAAAAAGAGGAGATATCGAATTAAAACCATATGATAAAAATCCTTCGAAATATATTTCAGCACCGGCATATGCGAAAAAAAGAAGAATTTTCATCGAAGAAAGGTTAAACGAACTCTCCATTTTCGCAGATTCATCAGATTTAAATGAAATCGAATACAATGATAAAAAAATCGGGATAATTACAAGTGGTGTTGCATACAATTACGCAAAAGAGGTTATTCCTAATGCATCTTTTTTAAAATTCGGAATGAGCTACCCACTTCCTGAAGAAAAAATAAAAGAATTCGTTAAAAATTGTGATAAAGTTTACGTATTCGAAGAATTAGAACCTATTTTTGAACAAAAAATTAAATCAATGGGTTTAGAAGTAATTGGAAAAGATATATTCCCAATTATCGGAGAATTAAGTAGCGAAATAATTAGAAGTGCACTTTTGAACGAATCAAAAGAAGTAATTAATAAATTTGAAGATTTACCTCAAAGACCGCCAGTCTTATGTCCCGGATGTCACCACAGGGGCCCATTTTACGTTCTTAAAAAATTAAAACTCCACGTTGCAGGAGATATTGGCTGTTACACTCTCGGAGGATTTGAGCCGCTCAATGCAATCGATACCACAATTTGTATGGGTGCAAGTATCGGTATGGCACACGGATTTGAAAAAGCAAGGGGAAAAGATTTTGCTAAAAAGTCCGTTGCGGTTATCGGAGACTCTACATTCTGTCATTCTGGAGTTACTGGTTTAATGGATATTGTATACAACAAAGGACACAGTACCGTGATAATTTTAGATAATTCAATCACTGCAATGACTGGACATCAGGAAAACCCCTCAACTGGAAAAACACTCTCTGGAGAAAGTACTTCCCAAATTGATTTTGAAACACTTGGAAGAGCGATTGGAATAAACAGAATTCGAGTAGTTGACGCGTACGATTTAAAAGCACTCGAAGAAACGATAAAAGAAGAAGTAAATGCAGAAGAACCTTCATTAATTATTACAAAACGGCCTTGTGTATTGATAAAAGGCGTTAAATTTGACTTTAAAGATTATAAAATAGATCCTGAACTTTGCACTGGCTGCAAACTATGTTTAAAAATAGGATGTCCGGCAATTTCATTTGACGGAAAAGTTGCAAAAATAAATGATTCATTATGTGTTGGATGCGGGCTTTGTAAGGACTTATGTAAATTTTCAGCAATAGTTGAGGTGGTAAAATAA
- a CDS encoding ABC transporter substrate-binding protein has translation MKKITLIILFSILVVTSACTNTNGCFESDTITVGIYPYMPPYQYYENGELKGFEIELISEIAKRMDKKIEFVETDYKYGNYIAARSGTVDVSISAITKTVLREEDSTYSQLYMNSYSSLVCLDSKYAGLADFGGKRIGVVDDTVYVDHAESYKKSVNFEIVKYHNYYDLNSALLNGDVDGILADYFVCKYFKNNGDDLRIIENTEIHYFGIVSSLDNEYLIDNINKILMGIYNDGTYEELRLKYFEIE, from the coding sequence TTGAAAAAAATTACTTTAATTATTCTATTTAGTATTCTGGTCGTAACATCTGCCTGTACTAATACTAATGGCTGTTTTGAATCAGATACTATAACTGTAGGAATATATCCATACATGCCCCCATACCAGTACTATGAGAATGGTGAATTAAAAGGTTTTGAAATAGAATTAATTTCGGAAATTGCTAAAAGGATGGACAAAAAAATTGAATTTGTTGAGACTGATTATAAATATGGAAATTATATTGCTGCTCGTTCTGGAACCGTTGATGTTTCAATTTCAGCAATTACTAAAACTGTATTAAGGGAAGAAGATTCAACATATTCTCAACTTTACATGAATTCTTATTCTTCCCTTGTATGTTTAGATTCAAAATATGCTGGTTTGGCGGATTTTGGGGGTAAACGCATAGGCGTTGTTGATGATACTGTTTATGTAGATCATGCAGAATCCTATAAAAAAAGTGTTAATTTTGAAATTGTGAAATATCATAATTATTATGATTTAAATTCTGCACTGTTAAATGGTGACGTTGATGGAATACTTGCTGATTATTTCGTTTGCAAATATTTTAAGAACAATGGCGATGATTTAAGAATAATAGAAAATACTGAAATTCACTACTTTGGAATAGTTTCTTCACTTGACAATGAATATTTAATAGACAATATAAATAAGATTTTAATGGGCATATATAACGATGGAACATACGAAGAATTAAGGTTAAAATACTTTGAAATTGAATAA
- the corA gene encoding magnesium/cobalt transporter CorA: MRKIGSKYSKKAGLPPGDLVYTGEMGLKAIEIIFITYNKDNFLKKQVKSLDEIVIDDSSVNWIIFSGIPTAEEMKLIGERYELHKLTLEDILNTSQRTKFEVYEKYKYLVTRIVHQKTDMIHLESEQLSIILKNNLLITFFEQDIQIIESLLDRISNKKGSICEKGLDYLFYSVLDSIVDHYFGIISHIEDEIEKYDAKLFSDIENEEIVRVKHIRQILVALRKNIGPFKEIFHKFSRDEYEFIEKSNLIYIHDLYDHTVHLIETIDVLKDNTSNIAEIHLSVMSNNMNEIMKVLTIISTIFIPLSFVAGLYGMNFENMPELRWSFGYFYVLIVMGLILTSMVMFFRRKKWI, translated from the coding sequence ATGAGGAAAATTGGAAGTAAATATTCAAAAAAAGCAGGATTACCCCCTGGAGATCTGGTATATACTGGTGAAATGGGGTTAAAAGCGATTGAAATAATATTTATCACTTATAATAAAGATAACTTTTTAAAAAAACAGGTAAAAAGTCTTGATGAGATAGTTATTGATGATTCAAGCGTAAATTGGATTATATTTTCCGGAATACCAACTGCTGAAGAAATGAAGTTAATTGGTGAAAGATATGAACTTCATAAATTAACTCTTGAAGATATACTCAATACCAGTCAAAGAACCAAATTTGAGGTTTACGAGAAATATAAGTATCTTGTAACAAGAATAGTACACCAAAAAACTGATATGATACATCTTGAATCAGAACAGCTTAGCATAATTTTGAAAAACAACCTTTTGATTACATTTTTTGAGCAGGATATCCAAATAATTGAAAGTTTACTTGATAGGATTTCTAATAAAAAAGGATCAATATGTGAAAAAGGACTGGATTATTTATTTTATTCAGTATTGGATTCGATAGTTGACCATTATTTTGGAATAATCTCACATATCGAAGATGAGATCGAAAAGTATGATGCAAAACTGTTTTCAGATATTGAAAATGAAGAAATTGTACGTGTAAAACATATCCGACAAATATTGGTGGCTTTAAGAAAAAATATAGGGCCATTTAAAGAAATATTTCATAAATTCAGTAGGGACGAGTATGAATTTATCGAAAAAAGCAATTTAATATATATTCATGACTTATACGACCATACTGTTCATCTTATCGAAACGATTGACGTTTTAAAAGACAATACCTCAAATATCGCAGAAATACATCTTTCTGTAATGAGCAACAACATGAATGAAATTATGAAGGTGCTCACGATAATTTCTACAATTTTTATTCCGCTTTCATTTGTTGCAGGACTTTATGGAATGAATTTTGAGAACATGCCTGAATTAAGGTGGTCTTTTGGATATTTTTATGTTCTTATTGTAATGGGGCTGATTTTAACTTCGATGGTAATGTTTTTCAGGCGAAAAAAGTGGATTTGA